The following is a genomic window from Bactrocera tryoni isolate S06 chromosome 2, CSIRO_BtryS06_freeze2, whole genome shotgun sequence.
GGCTgcagaaaaataaattgtttaataagctttcttaataataaatatatttatatacatcaGGATCAGCATAGCACTGGAGCAACTTTATTCCAGTTGCATTGTTATCACCTTGCTCGTTTTCCCGTGGACACTCATAAATTGATATACGATCCTTTCCCACTGATGCGAAAATTGCCTGCTCCTTAATAAGATGCTGATTAAACTGTGCACCGAATAAGGGTTGACCGTGATCCTCGCGCAGATGACAACTTTAACAAAAACAGGAAGTTAGGATCTTTGAACTAGGTAATGGTTTTTCTatacatgcgtacatatatttgtaaagtGGTTTTACTGtctttttcgacttttttcgTGGTTTTGAATTCTTCCTGTTATTGGGCGATTTACTACGCGATGTAGTAGTCGTCGCCGTACTTATTACACTTCCTGTTTCATCTTTATCTTCGTCAGATTCTTCGCTTTCCCCTAAAGAATTTGCGGTAATATTTGAAGGGAGTTCCAAATCGATTATAGGAGGCGACTCCGTGTCCTGCGGCGGAGGTGGTTCTACACTATTAGCATTACTAGATTCTTTAACTTCGGAATTCTCCTTTATGTCATCAGAGGCCATTTtgaaattcagatattatttcAGCTTTAGAGCATTAACTATTTATGTGAGAATAAAATTGGCGtcgaaaaatacaaacaaaaaaatacaaacttcATGAAATAATGACAGCTGAAAGCCGGTTTTCCGGGTAAGAGGCGTGCGGTGATATGGGTGGGATAAAGTGTTGCCACTAAAGGATGCTAAATACATCtagaaaaatacattatttctttttattacatatttttcacttaatattatatatggataaaaaaaagtttgaagatgcACTAATTTGACTCTGCTCCCGCAATTTTTTCTGTCTCCATATCTATATAATTTTCAACTTCTTTGAGTGCTTTCGCGCAATGCTCTGTTCGTGCCAGCAATTCATTAGTAAAGTAGTTTCTTAAAATATTGGATTTCTCTTGCGTTAGTCTTCCTTGGACATGTAAGAGCTCTAATTCATGTGCCAAGTATGGACCCATTTTCAACTCTGCTGCAGTTTTAAGATAAGCACATTTACGATTACTAGCTTCTGCGAGTTTCTGCAAATTAGAACGATGTTGGGACTCCAAGGAAATTATTTGATTAAATCCAGAGAGCTTTTTGGAGGCACATTTTCCAACTGGTGGTGGCGTACCAAGTTCGATAAATACATCAGGCACTTCTGCCTTCAACTTTTTACCAAAATCAATGATTGGTTGTAAATTTAAACGTAATAAGGATACAATTTCTTCGCGTATAGCTTTCCTTTCAGTATAAGTCAAATTTATAGACTCTCGTAGAG
Proteins encoded in this region:
- the LOC120768490 gene encoding augmin complex subunit dgt2, with the protein product MADANETLSILNAEARRQMETKRDNELCKIRKLRLILDNLQKIRINKLDLPDSGEQVDYTLKVLDVNDYLHMNVGGGDDYLLGLKTLRESINLTYTERKAIREEIVSLLRLNLQPIIDFGKKLKAEVPDVFIELGTPPPVGKCASKKLSGFNQIISLESQHRSNLQKLAEASNRKCAYLKTAAELKMGPYLAHELELLHVQGRLTQEKSNILRNYFTNELLARTEHCAKALKEVENYIDMETEKIAGAESN